GACGTACGGGGTCAGCAGGTCCAAGACCTTGATTCCGGTCTCAAGCATCTCAGTGCGGGACTCAAGAGCATCGAATCTGGGAGCCGGGCGGTGGATGGGCCAGCGTTCGGTGACCTCGATGGAGGCCGGGTCGACGTTCAACACGTCCCCCGTCACATTCCAGACATGTCCCTTGGTGATATCGCCTACCGGCACCGAGATCGGGGCACCCGTGTCACGCACCTCAGCACCGCGGCGCATGCCATCAGTGGGTTTCAAGGCAATGGCCCGGACCAGGTTGTCCCCGATGTGCAGGGCAGTCTCCAGCGTGATCATCTGCTTGTTGCCCAGCACTTCAGTCTCGACATGAAGCGCGTTGCCGATCTCAGGTATCTGGTCAGCCGCGAACTCAACATCCACGACCGGGCCGATGACCCGGGCAACACGACCGACACCCATCGCTGTGGTCGGATCTGCAGTGGCAGTCATTTCTTACCTCATTCGTTTCCAGCTGACTCGGCGAGCGCTGAGGCACCACCGACGATTTCAGAGATTTCCTGGGTGATCTCGGCCTGGCGGGCCTGGTTGGCCTCTCGGGTCAGGCGTTCGATCAGTTGCTGCGCATTGTCCGTGGCCGATTTCATGGCCCGCTGCCTACTGGCCAGCTCCGATGCACTCGAGTTGAGCAGCAGCGAATAGATCCTGTTGGTGACATACATCGGAAGCACCTGATCCAATACCGCAGCAGGGCTTGGCTCGAAGGCATAGTGAGGCAGCACATTGTCGCTGTTGCCTGTCGGCTCATCGGATTCCTCCACCACTAGAGGAAGCAGCCTGAGGGTCATGGCCTCCTGAGTCAGCATCGTCAGGAACCGGGTCCCGACGACATGCAGCTGGTCGACTCCCCCCTCCTCGTATGGGCGCAGGAACCTTTCCATCAACACGTCCGCGATCTGCTTGGCATGGGAATACTGGGGTGAGATGGAGAAACCCGTCCAGCTCTCCGCCACATCAAGGTTCCGGAAATCGCAGTAGGAGACTCCCTTGTTCCCGGTCACATAGAGCAGGCATTCCTGCCCCTCACCCCGCATCCGCGCCATGAGCTGCTCCGCGAGCCGGGTCACGTTGACCGAGTAGGCTCCAGCCAGTCCCCGGTCGCCAGTGATGATGAGCACCGCAGAACGCCGGGGCGGCTCCACGTCACGTAAAAACGGGTGCTCCAACACATGGGAGTAGTTCGCCAGGGCGGACACCGCGTGTACCAACGAGTCCGAGTAGGGCAGAGAGGACCGCACCGCCTGTTGAGCTTTGACGATACGCGAAGCCGCAATCAGCTCCATCGCCCGGGTGATCTTCTTGGTGGTGGCGACAGAGTTCCTTCGCTGCCTCAGTTCCCGCAGGCTGCTGGCCATCGGGCATCAACCCCGCTTCTTGCGGACGATCGTCTCCTGGGTGATCGCGTCATCCGGCATCGGAGCATGTTCCTCGCTTCCCGGCAGCAGGTTCCCCTCCGAGGTCCGGAACAGCTGCTTGAATTCGGCAAGCGACTTCTCAGTGGCTTCTTTCAGGTCATCCCCGAAAAGCCTGGTCTCTGCAATCGTCTGGAGCACCTGGGTGTTGTGCCTCAGGTGTTCGAGGAACTCCTGCTCGAAACGCAGCACATCGTCGACAGGAACGTCATCGAAGTGTCCCTGAACACCAGCCCACACCGAGATGACCTGGTCCTCAACCCGGTAGGGGGCATACTGTCCCTGCCGCAGGAGCTCGACCAGCCGGGCGCCACGATCCAGTTGCTGTCGCGAGGCCGCATCCAGATCCGAGGCGAACATCGCGAATGCCTGCATGTCGCGGTACTGGGCAAGATTGATCTTCAAGGATCCCGCAACAGACTTCATCGCCTTGATCTGTGCAGCACCACCCACCCGGGAAACCGATATGCCGACGTCGATTGCCGGGCGCTGATTCGCATTGAACAGGTCTGACTGCAGGAAAATCTGGCCATCGGTGATGGAGATCACGTTCGTCGGGATGTATGCCGACACATCATTGGCCTTGGTCTCGATGATGGGCAGGCCAGTCATCGACCCCCCACCCAAGCGGTCCGACAGCTTAGCGCAGCGTTCC
The sequence above is drawn from the Arachnia rubra genome and encodes:
- a CDS encoding F0F1 ATP synthase subunit gamma, whose product is MASSLRELRQRRNSVATTKKITRAMELIAASRIVKAQQAVRSSLPYSDSLVHAVSALANYSHVLEHPFLRDVEPPRRSAVLIITGDRGLAGAYSVNVTRLAEQLMARMRGEGQECLLYVTGNKGVSYCDFRNLDVAESWTGFSISPQYSHAKQIADVLMERFLRPYEEGGVDQLHVVGTRFLTMLTQEAMTLRLLPLVVEESDEPTGNSDNVLPHYAFEPSPAAVLDQVLPMYVTNRIYSLLLNSSASELASRQRAMKSATDNAQQLIERLTREANQARQAEITQEISEIVGGASALAESAGNE